The DNA region ttcccacttccactctgggataatcaagttttgcattactccgcctggtttttgatgttcatattTGACCTGCTGATAATTTAAGCAACTTGTCACATGTTTCAAAATATCATCCTTCATACCTTTCCACCAATATAATCCACGCAAGtcttggtacatcttcgtagcaccTGGGTGGATGGAGTATCGTGAGCTATGAGCCTCTTCAAGAATTAGTTGCTTCATATTACCCACCATAGGAATACACAGTCTACCATGACAACGTAACACGCCTTCGCCATCAATAGAGAATGACTTAACGCCCCCATTTTGCACTCGATCTCGCAGTCTAGCAAgacggggatcttcatattggcaagcCTTGACCTGCCCCACTAAGGACGATTGTGCCACCATAACTGCAACTAACTTTCCCTGTACTGTATGATCAATCTGAACTCCGCGGTTGGCTAATGCCTGAATATCCTTAGCCGTAGGTCATTCTTCAGCAGTAAACcgggccaagctgcccatagactttctactcaaggcgtctgccaccacattcgccttaccaagatgatataaaatagtatgatcataatctttaagtaactctAACCATCGTCACTGTATCAAATTCAGATCTCTTTTCTTGAATATGTATTgcaaactcttgtgatcagtatagatttCACACGGCTCACCATAAAGATAGTGACGCCAGATCATGAGTGCAAATacaactgcggccaattctaagtcatgagttggataattcttctcatgtttctttagctgtcgagacgcataagctaccactttaccattttgcatcaagacacaacccaacccaactcgagatgcatcacaataaatggtgaAACCACCCTCATCAGTAGGTTAGGTCAAAATCGGAGCCGTAGTCAATGCAGTCTTTAAGTTCTGAAAGCTTTCTGAAcattcatctgaccactggaataccACACCTTTTTGAGTTAAACGTGTCAATGGAGCAGCTATCTTTGAGAaaccctccacaaaccttctgtaatatccagctagtcccattgttacaccccagaaaatttcgtgttactaaggctacagacaaCTTAATGTGAgttcgaggaggagcaaatatcacaagtataaagaatgaaattatactgtagtagcatgagtatgatatttggaattcgtacaatatgattggaataatacgttaaaagatatatagccctcgtaaccgtaagctgaggtggggcccacatgatgggatttttataaaggacatatgataggttatatggacaatatatgtgaatttaaacacaactcaagcaggacccttgagccaaatccaagtgtaagccctccaaaaagatgtttttaagttacgttttcgggtgatctgacttcgggaggccataaccccatcattatttgggaatttgggagaactcctaaaattaaagttgtatataatttaaataccgttccaaccataggtcgtgggccagtatgtgacatcgggatatagagttatgaacgttttaaggcagaaaggtcaagctgggcagtgaaatgggcccaacccgattccaagtcgggtcaggcccatttcccttgctatttaagggaaattttcagcctttagcCTCATTTTTACACCATAAAAATCTAGAATAattgatagagagagagagagaggaagtggagaatcgatcaagttcgaggccccgaatcccgaggctcgtgaaggataaagtgtagtacgagttatcatcgtcgttttaagctaaatattgatacTGGAggaggatattttcgtggttg from Lycium barbarum isolate Lr01 chromosome 10, ASM1917538v2, whole genome shotgun sequence includes:
- the LOC132613018 gene encoding uncharacterized protein LOC132613018 — protein: MVAQSSLVGQVKACQYEDPRLARLRDRVQNGGVKSFSIDGEGVLRCHGRLCIPMVGNMKQLILEEAHSSRYSIHPGATKMYQDLRGLYWWKGMKDDILKHVTSCLNYQQVELSTTFHPQTDRQSERVIQILEEMLRACAIDFGGHWDDQLPLADFAYNNSYQSSIQMAPFEALYGRRCRSPVGWFKPGEAQLLGPDLP